In Paracoccaceae bacterium Fryx2, a single genomic region encodes these proteins:
- the flgK gene encoding flagellar hook-associated protein FlgK: MSISSSLSNALTGLSAASRAAGLVSSNVANALTEGYARRELQLGARPGQGVTIIGVTRMVDQALLSDRRTAEAGASNRDLRAAFLGRLETVLGSPDSAGSLGARIATFDAALIAATSRPDSEARLSDVLNSARAITTQFRAAADEIQSARLSADHRIAGDVTLVNDSLARIAEMNGQIRVQMSQGRDTSGLLDQRQQLVDRIAEVMPLREIDRGNGQIALFSTGGAVLLDGKPSKFGFAPVGTLTPQMTNGSGLSGLTLNGKPLATAGSGSLVAGGSLAANFAIRDELAPQAQTRLDAVARDLVERMADPAVDGTLAAGAAGLFTDAGAPFAAANEVGLAQRLSLNALADPEQGGALWRLRDGLGAAAPGPTGDSALLGRMQAALAAPRQTVSGGFMAASRSMSALASDLLSGVASARLAADAESSFATARSEALKVMELENGVDTDQEMQKLLQIEQAYAANAKVVQTVDDLLQTLIGL, encoded by the coding sequence ATGAGCATCTCGTCTTCTCTATCCAATGCGCTGACGGGCCTGTCGGCAGCGTCCCGCGCGGCGGGGCTGGTCTCGAGCAACGTCGCCAACGCGCTGACCGAAGGCTATGCCCGGCGCGAGCTGCAACTGGGGGCGCGGCCGGGGCAGGGGGTCACCATCATCGGTGTGACGCGGATGGTCGATCAGGCGCTTCTGTCGGACCGGCGGACCGCCGAGGCCGGCGCCAGCAACCGGGATCTGCGCGCGGCCTTTCTTGGCCGCCTGGAGACCGTGCTCGGCTCGCCCGACTCTGCGGGGTCGCTGGGTGCGCGGATCGCAACTTTCGATGCGGCCCTGATCGCCGCGACCAGCCGACCGGACAGCGAAGCCCGGCTGTCGGACGTGCTGAACTCCGCCCGCGCCATCACCACGCAATTCCGCGCCGCAGCGGACGAGATCCAGTCCGCCCGGCTTTCGGCCGACCATCGGATTGCGGGCGACGTGACGCTGGTCAACGACTCGCTGGCCCGGATTGCCGAGATGAACGGCCAGATCCGGGTTCAGATGAGCCAGGGCCGCGACACCTCGGGCCTGCTGGATCAGCGCCAGCAACTGGTTGACCGGATCGCGGAGGTGATGCCGCTGCGCGAGATCGACAGGGGCAACGGCCAGATCGCCCTGTTCAGCACCGGCGGCGCGGTGCTGCTGGACGGCAAGCCGTCGAAGTTCGGCTTTGCGCCGGTCGGAACGCTGACGCCGCAGATGACCAATGGCAGCGGCCTGTCCGGCCTGACGCTGAACGGCAAACCGCTGGCCACCGCCGGGTCGGGCAGTCTGGTCGCGGGCGGCAGTCTGGCCGCGAATTTCGCGATTCGCGACGAACTTGCCCCCCAGGCGCAGACCCGGCTGGATGCCGTGGCGCGCGACCTGGTCGAACGCATGGCCGACCCGGCGGTGGATGGCACGCTGGCCGCGGGGGCGGCAGGGCTTTTCACCGACGCAGGTGCGCCTTTCGCAGCCGCAAACGAGGTCGGGCTGGCACAGCGGCTGTCGCTGAACGCGCTGGCCGATCCCGAACAGGGCGGCGCGCTGTGGCGGCTGCGCGACGGGCTCGGGGCGGCGGCACCGGGGCCGACGGGCGATTCGGCCCTGCTTGGCCGGATGCAGGCAGCGCTGGCCGCCCCCCGGCAGACGGTTTCCGGTGGCTTCATGGCCGCGTCGCGCAGCATGTCGGCGCTGGCATCCGACCTCTTGTCCGGCGTGGCGTCGGCCCGGTTGGCGGCAGATGCCGAATCGAGTTTTGCCACCGCCAGATCCGAGGCGCTGAAGGTGATGGAACTGGAAAACGGTGTCGATACCGACCAGGAAATGCAGAAGCTTCTGCAGATCGAACAGGCCTATGCAGCAAATGCAAAAGTCGTCCAGACGGTGGACGACCTTCTCCAGACCTTGATCGGGTTGTAG
- a CDS encoding flagellin: MSLISLGDLAHSFVMRRQNVTLKAQVQALGVELSTGRAADTARHVRGDFTALSGIEASLTRLNAYAAATSEIALEAGAMQTAFSAIGTLTADLGQSLLVAAESGAPTMIDDAGGDARQRFETMVSLLNTRFGDRTLFAGVGTDGPALTAPGTILDALEAEIAGAATANDLVAAVDAWFAAPTGFAATAYLGGAPRPARPIAPGEAATIGITAMDPALVDTIKAMATAALLDRGALAANPSERAELARQAGESLIDSGSARVHLAAGLGTVEGQVERATARNSAESSALQIARSDLVSVDPFETATKLESAQTQLETLYAVTARMSRLSLVDFLR; the protein is encoded by the coding sequence ATGTCATTGATATCCCTTGGTGATCTTGCCCATTCCTTCGTGATGCGCCGCCAGAACGTGACCCTGAAAGCCCAGGTGCAGGCGCTGGGTGTCGAGCTTTCGACCGGACGCGCGGCCGACACCGCGCGCCACGTCCGCGGCGATTTCACCGCGCTGAGCGGAATCGAAGCCTCATTGACGCGGCTGAATGCCTATGCCGCGGCGACCTCGGAAATCGCGCTGGAGGCGGGGGCGATGCAGACCGCTTTCTCGGCCATCGGAACGCTGACCGCCGATCTTGGCCAGTCGCTGCTGGTCGCGGCCGAATCGGGCGCACCGACAATGATCGACGATGCGGGCGGGGACGCCCGACAACGCTTCGAGACCATGGTTTCGCTGCTCAACACCCGGTTCGGCGACCGCACGCTGTTTGCCGGCGTGGGCACCGACGGTCCGGCGCTGACGGCTCCGGGGACGATCCTCGACGCGCTGGAAGCGGAGATCGCCGGGGCGGCCACGGCCAATGATCTGGTGGCGGCAGTGGACGCCTGGTTTGCCGCGCCGACAGGATTTGCCGCGACCGCCTATCTGGGCGGCGCGCCGCGCCCTGCCCGCCCGATTGCCCCCGGAGAGGCCGCGACGATCGGCATCACCGCGATGGACCCGGCGCTGGTCGACACGATCAAGGCGATGGCGACGGCCGCCCTGCTGGATCGGGGTGCGCTGGCCGCCAATCCGTCCGAACGCGCCGAACTTGCCCGGCAGGCAGGCGAAAGCCTGATCGACAGCGGGTCCGCACGGGTGCACCTGGCGGCGGGCCTCGGCACGGTGGAAGGTCAGGTGGAACGGGCCACGGCGCGCAACAGTGCGGAATCATCGGCGCTGCAGATCGCCCGGTCGGACCTCGTTTCGGTCGATCCGTTCGAGACGGCGACGAAACTGGAGTCGGCCCAGACCCAGCTGGAAACGCTCTATGCCGTCACCGCGCGGATGTCGCGCCTCAGCCTGGTGGATTTTCTCCGATGA